The DNA window AAAAATCCGCTGAACCTTTCAAATGGAAGTTCACCCGTCAGGATCTCAAACGATTACTCGACAAACTATCTCTTTGTTCACAGAAAGAAAAGGCCGCATAAATAATACGTCACCGAACTTATGATCCAGAGCACTAAGCCACTTTTGGATATAGGTTGAATCAACCTTTTTCCCAAGTTTGATCAAGATGTTCTTCACATCCTCTTCATCCACCGCTCGCCCGGCGATCATTTTGTGGATGATTACATCTTCCGGCGAGGCAAACTTGATGGGATAGCCGCCCACAACGATCTTTCGCACCCGCCTTAGCGCAGTTTCTTCATACGGCGTCCCGGAGAAGATGAAATCCACTCGCAACCCCCCTTTGATATCTTCAGCCGGGAGAACCATTGTCTCTTCAGCAAATGTCCTGGGGTTCTTTGGCAGCATTCTCAAGCCCGCAGCGACGCATACGGCTTTCACCAAAGCGTACTTATCGGGGGTGATTCCAAGGGTGATAGCTATGTCCCGGGTCAGGCGGGGGGAACCGTACACGAGAACCGCCTGGCCCCCGATTATCATGTGCGGGATGTTACGCTCGTCGAGACAACGGGCAACCGTGGAAAGGAGTTCCTCTATCATTGCGGCATACTTAGTGAGTTGACCGCACGTGCTATCCTCACATCAACATCGAGGCCATCGAGAATCGTCGCATGGGAGATCGCCCCTACGGAAACAGCTTCCCTGTAGAGCGCCTCGAAAATCGCAAGAGCTTTACTGTGGGGGATCCGCTCATTCTTGATGAGATCCCTCTGAAACCGCTCCACCTTCTTACTGTTTCGAATCATGTAGGCCTCATCTCATTTCTGCGATCCGAGCAATCTCCGTCATCTTCTCTTCGGATAAGCCTGCGAGATCGTCCCGCGTGAGCCATCCCTCTCCTATAAGGATACCGAATACCTGCGTGAGGACCGGGTACCGATAATCGTGCTTCTGATCGATCTCCTTCCATTTCTTTGTGGGAAAATCGTGGACCTGCCAGAGCCCATCGGGATCAACTGCCCAGGCCACTCCCTTCGTGCGTCTTCCGCAATTGCGCGGCATTCTCGCTTTTTATGCCATTTAGAGTGAGATTGCCGCGTCGTCCCGCTAAACGGGACTCCTCGCAATGACGAGTTTTTAGTTTCTGCCCTTTGGGCAACAGGCCGTAAAGATTTGACCCCAAACCCACCCCGGCTACTCGACCCCACGCACCGCGCGCACGTAGTAGGGGGAGGTCTTACCGGATTTGTACACGTTGCAATTGCCGAAGTAAAAGGCCCATGCGTCGGATGCGCCGGGCTCAGTAGAGGACCAGTAGTACCCCAAACTACGATATGTAAAACCAGAAGTTGTGTCCTTGACAGCACAAATTGCGCTTAGCTCATCTTTTGCTGGCATCCTCCAGTCATCCTTATCCAGCCAACTCAAACCATTGGCCCAATCTATGGCGTCCTGCCACTTCTTTGTATCGCCATTCGCACAGCCCGTTCCATCCTTCTTGCTCGCCACGTACATTGTCCCTATCTTCACGACATCACCGCTGCCACTCGGGCCATATTTCAGATACCAGTCTAGGGCTGGAGTTTTGGTTGGAGTTGGGGTTATGGCTGGGGTAGGAGGATTATCGCCTGCAATCTCGAACTTACCGCTTACGTCCAGGAACGCGGCCTGCCGCCCGGTGATGGGCTTCGAGGGGTCGAAGAAGACCGCGACGACCTCGTACTGCCCGAGGGGCGCGCCGGACGGAAGGTTCAGGGAGATGATCGGGTACGAGAACGGCGGGTCGAGGCGCGGCACATTCGAGGCGACCGGCTTCACCTTCGGCCCGAGCGTGAGGGCGTTGAGCATGGAGCCGTGCGGTGTGATGACAACGGCGTACACGGTGAACGGCTGTGTGATTGAGCTGTTTAACTGAAACGTCGCCGAGAAGAAGTCGCCGCGGGCGAACGAAGCCCCGTTTAGCAGCATCTCCGCCTGTGGCGCCTGAGCATGGCACAGTGAAGCCCCAGCGACAAAAAACCACAAGAACACAGCTAATCTTTTCACGGCCCCCTCCCTTCTGTG is part of the Candidatus Auribacterota bacterium genome and encodes:
- a CDS encoding DUF1566 domain-containing protein — protein: MKRLAVFLWFFVAGASLCHAQAPQAEMLLNGASFARGDFFSATFQLNSSITQPFTVYAVVITPHGSMLNALTLGPKVKPVASNVPRLDPPFSYPIISLNLPSGAPLGQYEVVAVFFDPSKPITGRQAAFLDVSGKFEIAGDNPPTPAITPTPTKTPALDWYLKYGPSGSGDVVKIGTMYVASKKDGTGCANGDTKKWQDAIDWANGLSWLDKDDWRMPAKDELSAICAVKDTTSGFTYRSLGYYWSSTEPGASDAWAFYFGNCNVYKSGKTSPYYVRAVRGVE
- a CDS encoding nucleotidyltransferase; the encoded protein is MIEELLSTVARCLDERNIPHMIIGGQAVLVYGSPRLTRDIAITLGITPDKYALVKAVCVAAGLRMLPKNPRTFAEETMVLPAEDIKGGLRVDFIFSGTPYEETALRRVRKIVVGGYPIKFASPEDVIIHKMIAGRAVDEEDVKNILIKLGKKVDSTYIQKWLSALDHKFGDVLFMRPFLSVNKEIVCRVIV